Proteins encoded within one genomic window of [Enterobacter] lignolyticus SCF1:
- the ybeD gene encoding DUF493 family protein YbeD gives MKTKLNELLEFPTSFTYKVMGLAKPELVDQVVEVVQRHAPGDYSPQVKPSSKGNYHSVSITITATHIEQVETLYEELGNIEIVRMVL, from the coding sequence ATGAAAACCAAACTTAACGAACTGCTTGAATTCCCTACTTCGTTCACCTACAAGGTGATGGGTCTGGCGAAGCCTGAGCTGGTTGATCAGGTGGTTGAAGTGGTACAGCGCCATGCGCCTGGTGATTACTCCCCGCAGGTAAAACCGAGCAGCAAAGGCAATTACCACTCGGTATCCATCACCATCACCGCAACGCATATCGAACAGGTTGAGACGCTGTACGAAGAGCTGGGCAATATCGAAATCGTTCGTATGGTGCTGTAA
- the rlpA gene encoding endolytic peptidoglycan transglycosylase RlpA has translation MRKQWLGICIAAGLLAACSSDDGQQQTVTAPKPAVCNGPVVEISGADPHYESLNPSANQDYQRDGKNYKIVQDPANFSQTGLAAIYDAEPGSNLTASGEAFDPMQLTAAHPTLPIPSYARITNLANGRMLVVRINDRGPYGNDRVISLSRAAADRLNTSNNTKVRIDPIIVAPDGSLSGPGMACTTVAKQTYALPSRPDLSGGMGGASSAPQVSSPQGDVKAISNDTLKPQDNTGAPVNSGGFLGAPTPLASGVLEDNAPAATPAAQPAAPTAAAQSQGTQNAPVTAPGSVQGNTSHTAAPAVAATAAAAASGSYVVQVGAVSDQARAQQYQQRLSQQFSVPGRVTANGAVWRIQLGPFADKAEASTLQQRLQSEAQLQSFITHAN, from the coding sequence ATGCGTAAGCAATGGCTTGGGATCTGCATCGCAGCGGGACTGCTGGCAGCGTGTTCAAGTGATGATGGTCAACAGCAGACCGTCACGGCGCCGAAGCCGGCGGTCTGTAATGGGCCCGTCGTGGAAATCAGCGGTGCCGATCCGCATTATGAATCTCTGAATCCATCGGCGAATCAGGATTATCAGCGCGACGGCAAGAACTATAAAATTGTTCAGGACCCGGCGAACTTCAGCCAGACGGGTCTTGCCGCCATCTATGATGCGGAGCCGGGCAGTAATCTCACCGCCTCCGGCGAGGCGTTTGACCCTATGCAGCTGACGGCCGCGCATCCTACGCTGCCGATCCCAAGCTATGCGCGAATCACCAACCTGGCGAATGGCCGTATGCTGGTGGTGCGCATTAACGATCGCGGCCCGTACGGCAACGATCGCGTGATTTCGCTGTCGCGCGCGGCAGCGGATCGCCTGAACACCTCCAATAACACCAAAGTGCGCATCGACCCGATTATCGTGGCTCCGGACGGCTCGCTTTCCGGCCCCGGCATGGCCTGTACGACGGTGGCGAAACAAACCTACGCCCTGCCTTCCCGCCCTGATTTGAGCGGCGGTATGGGCGGCGCGTCTTCGGCGCCACAGGTCTCCTCTCCTCAGGGGGATGTAAAAGCCATCAGCAACGATACGCTCAAGCCGCAGGATAATACCGGCGCACCGGTAAATTCCGGCGGCTTCCTCGGCGCGCCAACGCCGCTCGCCAGCGGCGTGCTGGAAGATAACGCTCCGGCCGCAACGCCCGCCGCACAGCCTGCTGCGCCAACCGCCGCGGCGCAGAGCCAGGGCACGCAGAACGCGCCGGTGACCGCGCCGGGCTCCGTGCAGGGCAACACCAGCCATACCGCAGCGCCTGCCGTTGCCGCCACCGCCGCCGCTGCGGCCTCCGGCAGCTACGTGGTGCAGGTCGGCGCCGTCAGCGATCAGGCGCGCGCGCAGCAGTATCAGCAGCGTCTGAGCCAGCAGTTTTCAGTGCCCGGCCGCGTGACGGCAAACGGCGCCGTCTGGCGGATCCAGCTAGGGCCGTTCGCCGACAAAGCGGAAGCCAGCACGCTGCAGCAGCGTTTACAAAGCGAAGCGCAGCTGCAGTCGTTTATTACTCACGCCAACTAA
- a CDS encoding YbeF family transcriptional regulator — MEYKDPPENRIGSRLESDTPQIFRMLRNIDLNLLTVFEAVYVHKGIVNAAKILNLTPSAISQSIQKLRTIFPDPLFIRKGQGVTPTAYATHLHEYISQGLDSILGALDLSGGYDKQRTMTIGTSPTVGALVMPAIYQSVKSRFPQVLLRNVAVTDASAQLNQFQTDLVIDTHAVGTRAHGHHLLYRDSMVLVGRQGHPALAACTPPEAMTQYEYTLLMLEGAAHAELRKRIYEIFPERQISFSSYNLVTIAALIAGSDLLGLMPFRCFSLFARCWPLQVIDFPAIADESVDVALYYNKMSLRDEMLQNVIAAICQVF, encoded by the coding sequence GTGGAATATAAAGATCCCCCGGAAAACCGAATAGGTTCGCGGCTGGAGAGCGATACCCCGCAAATTTTTAGAATGCTACGCAATATCGACCTTAATTTATTGACGGTTTTTGAGGCGGTATATGTGCACAAAGGCATCGTTAATGCCGCGAAAATTCTTAATTTGACGCCGTCGGCAATTAGCCAGTCCATTCAAAAATTGCGCACCATTTTCCCCGATCCGCTGTTTATTCGTAAAGGCCAGGGTGTGACGCCAACGGCGTATGCCACCCACCTGCATGAGTACATCAGCCAGGGTCTGGATTCTATCCTCGGCGCGCTGGACCTGAGCGGCGGGTATGACAAACAGCGCACCATGACTATTGGCACATCGCCTACCGTGGGCGCTCTCGTGATGCCCGCTATCTATCAGAGCGTCAAATCCCGCTTCCCGCAGGTTCTGCTACGCAACGTCGCCGTCACCGACGCCAGCGCCCAGCTAAACCAGTTTCAGACCGATCTGGTCATTGATACCCACGCGGTCGGTACCCGCGCTCATGGACACCATCTGCTGTACCGGGACAGCATGGTGCTGGTTGGTCGCCAGGGCCATCCGGCGCTCGCGGCCTGCACCCCGCCCGAGGCGATGACTCAGTACGAATACACCCTGCTGATGCTGGAAGGCGCCGCGCATGCCGAACTGCGTAAGCGAATCTATGAGATTTTCCCGGAGCGGCAGATTAGCTTCAGCAGCTATAACCTCGTCACCATCGCCGCGCTGATCGCCGGCAGCGATCTGCTGGGTCTGATGCCCTTCCGCTGCTTCTCGCTGTTCGCGCGCTGCTGGCCGCTGCAGGTTATCGATTTCCCGGCTATCGCCGATGAATCCGTCGACGTTGCGCTGTACTACAACAAAATGAGTCTGCGGGATGAAATGCTGCAAAACGTGATTGCCGCTATTTGTCAGGTATTCTGA
- the mrdB gene encoding peptidoglycan glycosyltransferase MrdB (rod shape-determining protein RodA), with protein sequence MTDNPNKKSLWDKIHIDPTMLLILLALLTYSALVIWSASGQDIGMMERKIGQIAMGLVIMVVMAQIPPRVYEGWAPWLYIFCIILLVAVDAFGAISKGAQRWLDLGVVRFQPSEIAKIAVPLMVARFINRDVCPPTLKNTAIALVLIFLPTLLVAAQPDLGTAILIALSGLFVLFLAGLSWRLIGIAVVLIAAFIPILWFFLMHDYQRQRVMMLLDPETDPLGAGYHIIQSKIAIGSGGLRGKGWLHGTQSQLEFLPERHTDFIFAVLAEELGLIGILVLLALYVLLIMRGLWIAAQAQTSFGRVMAGGLMLILFVYVFVNIGMVSGILPVVGVPLPLVSYGGSALIVLMAGFGIVMSIHTHRKMLSKSV encoded by the coding sequence ATGACGGATAATCCGAACAAAAAATCGCTGTGGGATAAAATCCACATCGACCCCACCATGCTGCTTATCCTGCTGGCGCTGCTGACCTACAGCGCCCTGGTTATCTGGAGCGCCAGCGGCCAGGACATCGGCATGATGGAGCGTAAAATCGGCCAGATCGCCATGGGGCTGGTCATCATGGTGGTGATGGCGCAGATCCCGCCGCGTGTCTACGAAGGGTGGGCGCCGTGGCTATACATTTTCTGTATTATCCTGCTGGTGGCGGTTGACGCCTTCGGCGCCATTTCGAAAGGGGCGCAGCGCTGGCTCGACCTTGGCGTTGTGCGTTTCCAGCCCTCGGAAATCGCCAAGATCGCGGTGCCGCTGATGGTCGCGCGCTTTATCAACCGCGACGTCTGTCCGCCGACGCTGAAAAATACCGCCATTGCGCTGGTGCTGATTTTCCTCCCGACGCTGCTGGTTGCGGCGCAGCCTGACCTCGGTACGGCAATCCTCATCGCCCTTTCCGGCCTGTTCGTGCTGTTCCTGGCGGGGCTAAGCTGGCGGCTTATCGGCATCGCGGTGGTGCTGATCGCCGCGTTTATCCCCATTTTGTGGTTCTTCCTGATGCATGACTATCAGCGTCAGCGCGTTATGATGCTGCTGGACCCGGAAACCGATCCGCTCGGCGCGGGTTATCATATTATTCAGTCTAAAATTGCTATTGGCTCCGGCGGCCTGCGCGGCAAAGGTTGGCTGCACGGCACCCAGTCGCAGCTGGAGTTTCTGCCGGAACGTCACACCGACTTTATCTTTGCGGTACTGGCGGAAGAGCTGGGGCTTATCGGTATTCTGGTGCTGCTGGCGCTGTACGTGCTGCTTATCATGCGCGGGCTGTGGATTGCCGCCCAGGCGCAAACCTCCTTTGGTCGCGTCATGGCCGGGGGTTTAATGCTGATTTTATTCGTTTATGTCTTCGTAAATATTGGTATGGTGAGTGGGATCTTGCCGGTGGTAGGCGTACCGTTACCGCTGGTCAGCTATGGGGGCTCAGCCCTGATCGTACTGATGGCCGGGTTTGGTATTGTGATGTCGATACACACCCACAGAAAAATGTTGTCGAAAAGCGTATAA
- the rsfS gene encoding ribosome silencing factor: MQGKALQDFVIDKIDDLKGQDIIALDVQGKSSITDCMVICTGTSSRHVMSIADHVVQASRAAGLMPLGVEGENAADWIVVDLGDVIVHVMQEESRRLYELEKLWG; encoded by the coding sequence CTCCAGGATTTTGTAATCGACAAAATTGATGACCTGAAAGGTCAGGACATCATTGCCTTAGACGTTCAAGGTAAATCCAGTATCACCGACTGCATGGTTATCTGTACCGGCACCTCCAGCCGCCACGTGATGTCCATTGCTGACCACGTTGTCCAGGCGTCCCGCGCCGCGGGCCTGATGCCGCTTGGCGTGGAAGGCGAAAATGCCGCAGACTGGATCGTCGTTGATTTAGGCGATGTGATTGTCCACGTCATGCAGGAAGAAAGCCGTCGCCTGTATGAGCTGGAAAAACTCTGGGGTTAA
- a CDS encoding deaminated glutathione amidase — protein MRVAAGQFVVTPEWCKNAQLCVELMRRAAEEGASLLVLPEALLARHDNDPDMSVNSAQPLTGGFLSALSAESRRNALTTVLTLHVPTTDGRAANTLVVLRGGEVIAQYRKLHLYDAFSVQESRRVDAGDRLPPLVEVDGMLVGLMTCYDLRFPEMALALALQGAEVLVLPTAWLRGPLKEHHWASLLAARALDTTCYIVAAGECGNKNIGQSRIIDPLGVTLAGAGSLPQLIFSDISKTCLQEVRAQLPVLRNRRFAPPQIM, from the coding sequence ATGCGTGTTGCAGCAGGACAATTTGTGGTGACGCCGGAGTGGTGCAAAAATGCGCAGCTCTGCGTTGAGCTGATGCGGCGGGCGGCAGAGGAGGGAGCGTCTTTACTGGTGCTCCCTGAAGCGCTGCTGGCGCGGCACGATAATGACCCGGATATGTCGGTAAACTCGGCACAGCCGCTGACGGGCGGCTTCCTGAGCGCGCTGAGCGCAGAGAGCCGGCGTAATGCGCTGACCACGGTGCTGACTCTCCATGTGCCGACGACGGACGGGCGGGCGGCGAATACGCTGGTCGTGCTGCGCGGCGGCGAGGTTATCGCGCAGTACCGGAAACTGCACCTTTATGATGCCTTTTCCGTACAGGAATCCCGGCGGGTGGACGCGGGCGACCGCTTGCCGCCTCTGGTTGAGGTCGACGGGATGCTGGTCGGGCTGATGACCTGCTATGATTTGCGCTTTCCGGAGATGGCGCTGGCGCTGGCGCTGCAGGGCGCTGAGGTGCTGGTGTTGCCCACCGCCTGGCTTCGCGGGCCGCTTAAGGAGCACCACTGGGCGTCGCTGCTGGCGGCGCGTGCGCTGGACACCACCTGCTACATTGTTGCCGCCGGTGAATGCGGTAATAAAAATATCGGCCAGAGCCGGATAATCGATCCGCTCGGCGTCACGCTTGCGGGTGCCGGGAGTTTACCGCAGCTGATTTTTTCTGATATTAGTAAAACCTGTTTACAAGAGGTGCGCGCGCAGCTGCCCGTCCTGCGTAACCGGCGTTTTGCGCCACCGCAAATTATGTGA
- the tatE gene encoding twin-arginine translocase subunit TatE: protein MGEISITKLLVVAALIVLVFGTKKLRTLGGDLGSAIKGFKKAMNDDDTSVKKSAEEDVPADKISHKE from the coding sequence ATGGGTGAGATTAGTATTACCAAACTGCTGGTGGTTGCCGCACTGATTGTCCTGGTGTTTGGTACCAAGAAGCTGCGTACGCTGGGCGGAGACCTGGGAAGCGCGATCAAAGGCTTCAAAAAAGCCATGAATGACGATGATACCAGCGTGAAGAAGAGCGCTGAAGAAGACGTCCCGGCAGACAAAATCTCTCATAAAGAGTAA
- the lipB gene encoding lipoyl(octanoyl) transferase LipB, translated as MDLNTILIRQLGLQPYEPVSQAMHDFTDSRDESTPDEIWLVEHQPVFTQGQAGKAEHVLVPGDIPVIQSDRGGQVTYHGPGQQVMYVLLNLKRRKLGVRELVTLLEQTVVNTLAAYGIEARARADAPGVYVGEKKICSLGLRIRKGCSFHGLALNIAMDLSPFLRINPCGYAGMEMAQMQQWYADAAPENISPVLVANFLALLNNPPHQYIDAE; from the coding sequence TTGGATCTGAACACCATTCTTATCCGCCAGCTCGGTTTACAACCCTACGAGCCCGTTTCCCAGGCCATGCATGACTTCACCGATAGCCGCGATGAGTCGACGCCAGATGAAATCTGGTTGGTTGAGCATCAGCCGGTGTTTACTCAGGGCCAGGCGGGTAAAGCTGAACACGTGCTGGTGCCCGGCGATATTCCCGTCATTCAGAGCGACCGAGGCGGCCAGGTGACCTACCACGGCCCGGGCCAGCAGGTCATGTACGTACTGCTCAACCTGAAGCGCCGCAAGCTCGGCGTACGCGAGCTGGTTACGCTGCTTGAGCAAACCGTGGTCAATACCCTGGCGGCGTACGGTATTGAGGCGCGCGCGCGGGCAGATGCGCCCGGAGTATACGTCGGCGAGAAGAAGATTTGTTCGCTGGGTTTACGCATCCGCAAAGGCTGCTCTTTCCACGGCCTGGCGCTCAATATCGCCATGGATTTATCGCCGTTTTTACGCATCAACCCCTGCGGCTATGCGGGAATGGAAATGGCGCAGATGCAGCAGTGGTATGCCGACGCTGCCCCCGAAAATATATCGCCCGTGCTGGTCGCTAATTTTTTAGCATTACTAAACAATCCACCACATCAATATATTGACGCTGAATAA
- the mrdA gene encoding peptidoglycan DD-transpeptidase MrdA, which yields MKLQNSFRDYTAESALFVRRAVVAFTGILLLTGVLIANLYNLQIVRFTDYQTRSNENRIKLVPIPPSRGIIYDRNGTPLALNRTIYQLELMPEKVDNLQQTLDDLRSVVDLTDDDVANFKKERSRSHRFTSIPVKVNLTEVQVARFAVNQYRFPGVEVKGYKRRYYPYGSALTHVIGYVSKINDKDVERLDKDGKLANYAATHDIGKLGIERYYEDVLHGQTGYEEVEVNNRGRVIRQLKEVPPQAGHDIYLTLDLKLQQYIETLLAGSRAAVVVTDPRSGGIMALVSMPSYDPNLFVDGISSKDYSTLLNDPNTPLVNRATQGVYPPASTVKPYVAVSALSAGVITRSTGLFDPGWWQLPGSEKRFRDWKKWGHGHLNVTKALEESADTFFYQVAYDMGIDRLAEWMGKFGYGHYTGIDLSEERSGNMPTRDWKLKRYKKPWYQGDTIPVGIGQGYWTATPIQMNKALMILINDGVVKVPHLLMSTVEEGKQVPWAQPHETPVGDIHSGYWEIAKDGMYGVANRANGTAHKYFAGAPYKIAAKSGTAQVFGLKANETYNAHKIAERLRDHKLMTAFAPYDNPQVAVAMILENGGAGPAVGTIMRQILDHIMLGDNNTDLPSENPAAAAAEDQ from the coding sequence ATGAAATTACAGAATTCTTTTCGCGACTATACGGCTGAGTCTGCGCTGTTTGTGCGCCGGGCGGTGGTCGCCTTTACGGGGATTTTGCTGCTTACCGGCGTACTGATCGCCAACCTCTATAATCTGCAGATCGTCCGTTTCACCGATTACCAGACGCGCTCGAACGAAAACCGCATCAAGCTGGTGCCGATTCCCCCGAGCCGCGGCATCATTTACGACCGTAACGGCACGCCGCTGGCGCTGAACCGGACGATTTACCAGCTTGAGCTGATGCCGGAGAAGGTCGATAACCTGCAGCAGACGCTGGACGACCTGCGCAGCGTTGTCGACCTCACCGACGACGATGTCGCCAACTTTAAAAAAGAGCGCTCCCGCTCTCACCGCTTTACCTCTATCCCGGTCAAAGTCAACCTGACGGAAGTGCAGGTCGCGCGCTTTGCCGTAAACCAGTACCGCTTCCCCGGCGTGGAAGTTAAAGGCTATAAGCGCCGCTACTATCCGTACGGCTCCGCGCTGACCCACGTCATTGGCTACGTGTCGAAAATTAACGATAAAGACGTTGAACGGCTGGATAAAGACGGCAAGCTTGCCAACTACGCCGCCACGCACGATATCGGCAAGCTCGGCATTGAGCGCTACTACGAAGATGTTTTGCATGGCCAGACCGGCTACGAAGAGGTTGAGGTTAACAACCGCGGCCGCGTTATTCGTCAGCTGAAGGAAGTTCCGCCGCAGGCCGGACACGATATTTACCTGACGCTGGATCTGAAGCTTCAGCAGTACATTGAAACCCTGCTCGCCGGTAGCCGCGCCGCGGTGGTCGTGACCGATCCGCGCAGCGGCGGCATTATGGCGCTGGTGTCGATGCCAAGCTATGACCCGAACCTGTTCGTCGACGGCATTTCCAGCAAAGACTACTCGACGCTGCTGAACGACCCCAACACGCCGCTGGTCAACCGCGCGACGCAGGGGGTTTACCCGCCGGCATCGACGGTAAAACCGTATGTGGCGGTCTCTGCGCTCAGCGCAGGCGTCATCACCCGCAGCACCGGCTTATTCGACCCCGGCTGGTGGCAGCTGCCCGGCTCCGAAAAGCGTTTCCGCGACTGGAAAAAATGGGGCCACGGCCACCTGAACGTCACCAAAGCGCTGGAGGAATCCGCGGATACCTTCTTCTATCAGGTGGCGTACGACATGGGGATCGATCGCCTCGCCGAGTGGATGGGGAAATTTGGCTACGGTCATTATACCGGTATCGATCTCTCGGAAGAGCGCTCCGGCAACATGCCGACCCGCGACTGGAAGCTCAAACGCTATAAGAAACCGTGGTACCAGGGCGACACCATTCCGGTAGGGATCGGCCAGGGCTACTGGACGGCGACGCCGATACAGATGAACAAAGCGCTGATGATCCTGATTAACGACGGCGTGGTGAAAGTGCCGCATCTGCTGATGAGCACCGTCGAGGAAGGCAAGCAGGTGCCGTGGGCACAGCCGCATGAGACTCCGGTCGGCGATATCCATTCCGGCTACTGGGAAATCGCTAAAGACGGGATGTACGGCGTGGCCAACCGCGCGAACGGCACCGCGCATAAATACTTTGCCGGCGCGCCTTACAAGATTGCGGCGAAATCCGGTACCGCGCAGGTCTTCGGCCTGAAGGCGAACGAAACCTATAACGCGCATAAAATCGCCGAACGTCTGCGCGACCATAAGCTGATGACCGCTTTTGCGCCTTACGACAATCCCCAGGTCGCCGTGGCGATGATTCTGGAGAACGGCGGCGCAGGGCCGGCGGTCGGCACCATTATGCGCCAGATACTTGACCACATTATGCTGGGCGACAACAACACCGATCTGCCGTCAGAAAACCCGGCAGCCGCAGCGGCGGAGGACCAATAA
- the rlmH gene encoding 23S rRNA (pseudouridine(1915)-N(3))-methyltransferase RlmH — MKLQLIAVGTKMPDWVQTGFTEYLRRFPKDMPFELVEIPAGKRGKNADIKRILEKEGEMMLAAAGKNRIVTLDIPGKPWDTPQLARELERWKQDGRDVSLLIGGPEGLSPACKAAAEQSWSLSTLTLPHPLVRVLVAESLYRAWSITTNHPYHRE; from the coding sequence GTGAAGCTGCAGCTCATCGCCGTCGGCACCAAAATGCCGGATTGGGTTCAGACCGGATTCACCGAGTATTTACGCCGTTTTCCGAAAGATATGCCGTTCGAACTGGTGGAAATCCCCGCCGGTAAACGCGGTAAAAACGCGGACATCAAGCGTATCCTCGAGAAGGAAGGCGAAATGATGCTGGCCGCGGCGGGCAAAAACCGTATTGTGACGCTGGATATCCCAGGGAAACCCTGGGATACGCCGCAGCTGGCCCGCGAGCTGGAGCGTTGGAAGCAGGATGGCCGCGACGTCAGCCTGTTGATTGGCGGCCCGGAGGGATTATCCCCGGCCTGTAAAGCCGCCGCAGAGCAAAGTTGGTCCCTTTCCACGCTAACGCTCCCCCACCCTCTGGTGCGAGTGCTGGTCGCAGAAAGCCTGTACCGGGCGTGGAGCATTACCACCAACCATCCTTATCACCGTGAGTAA
- the crcB gene encoding fluoride efflux transporter CrcB: protein MLQLLLAVFIGGGTGSVLRWVLGMRLNPLHHAIPVGTLTANLLGAFIIGAGLAWFNRITTIDPLWKLLITTGFCGGLTTFSTFSAEVVFLLQEGRLGWALMNVAVNLFGSFAMTALAFWLFSAAR from the coding sequence GTGTTACAACTTCTTTTGGCTGTATTTATTGGCGGGGGAACGGGCAGCGTGCTGCGCTGGGTACTGGGTATGCGGCTAAACCCGCTGCATCACGCGATTCCTGTCGGTACGCTGACGGCTAACCTGCTCGGGGCGTTTATCATCGGCGCCGGGCTGGCCTGGTTTAACCGGATAACCACCATCGACCCACTCTGGAAGCTGCTGATCACCACGGGGTTCTGCGGCGGTCTGACGACGTTTTCGACTTTCTCTGCGGAAGTGGTCTTTCTGCTGCAGGAAGGACGCCTGGGGTGGGCGCTGATGAACGTGGCCGTCAACCTGTTCGGTTCCTTCGCCATGACGGCGCTGGCTTTCTGGTTGTTCTCCGCCGCCCGGTAA
- the dacA gene encoding D-alanyl-D-alanine carboxypeptidase DacA, whose protein sequence is MKTSFSARLLITALSVAALSSAAHADDLNIKTMIPGVPQIDAESYILIDYNSGKVLAEQNADERRDPASLTKMMTSYVIGQAMKAGKFKDSDLVTVGNDAWATGNPVFKGSSLMFLKPGMQVPVSQLIRGINLQSGNDACVAMADYVAGSQDAFVGLMNNYVNALGLKNTHFQTVHGLDADGQYSSARDMALIGQALIRDVPNEYSIYREKEFTFNGIRQLNRNGLLWDNSLNVDGIKTGHTDKAGYNLVASATEGQMRLVSAVMGGRTYKGRETESKKLLTWGFRFFETVSPLKAGKEFASEPAWFGNTDRASLGVDQDVYLTIPRGRMKDLKASYVLNSTELHAPLQKNQVVGTINFQLDGKTIEQRPLVVLQEIPEGNFFGKIIDYIKLMFHHWFG, encoded by the coding sequence ATGAAGACCTCTTTTTCTGCTCGTTTACTCATCACGGCGCTGTCCGTTGCGGCGCTCTCCTCCGCCGCGCATGCCGATGATCTGAATATCAAAACTATGATCCCTGGCGTTCCGCAGATTGACGCGGAGTCGTATATCCTTATCGATTACAACTCAGGGAAAGTTCTGGCGGAACAAAACGCTGACGAACGCCGCGACCCAGCCAGCCTGACCAAAATGATGACCAGCTACGTCATCGGCCAGGCGATGAAAGCCGGGAAGTTCAAGGATTCCGATCTGGTCACCGTCGGCAACGACGCCTGGGCCACCGGCAACCCGGTATTCAAAGGCTCATCGCTGATGTTCCTCAAACCAGGCATGCAGGTGCCGGTCTCGCAGCTGATCCGCGGGATTAACCTGCAGTCGGGTAACGACGCCTGCGTGGCGATGGCCGACTACGTCGCCGGCAGCCAGGACGCGTTCGTCGGACTGATGAACAACTACGTCAACGCGCTGGGCCTGAAAAACACCCACTTCCAGACCGTTCACGGCCTGGACGCTGACGGTCAGTACAGCTCCGCCCGCGATATGGCGCTGATCGGCCAGGCGCTGATCCGCGACGTGCCGAACGAATACTCCATCTACCGTGAAAAAGAGTTTACCTTTAACGGCATCCGCCAGCTGAACCGTAACGGCCTGCTGTGGGACAACAGCCTGAACGTGGACGGCATCAAAACCGGGCATACCGACAAAGCGGGCTACAACCTCGTCGCTTCCGCGACCGAAGGTCAGATGCGTCTGGTGTCCGCCGTGATGGGCGGCCGCACCTACAAGGGTCGCGAGACCGAAAGTAAAAAGCTGCTGACCTGGGGCTTCCGCTTCTTTGAAACCGTCAGCCCGCTGAAGGCAGGGAAAGAGTTCGCCTCTGAACCGGCCTGGTTCGGCAACACCGACCGTGCCTCCCTGGGCGTGGACCAGGACGTCTACCTGACCATCCCGCGCGGCCGAATGAAGGATCTGAAAGCCAGCTATGTGCTGAACTCCACCGAACTGCACGCGCCGCTGCAGAAAAACCAGGTTGTCGGCACCATTAACTTCCAGCTGGACGGCAAAACCATCGAACAGCGTCCGCTGGTGGTGCTGCAGGAGATCCCTGAAGGCAACTTCTTCGGTAAAATCATTGATTACATTAAGTTAATGTTTCATCACTGGTTTGGCTAA
- the lipA gene encoding lipoyl synthase has protein sequence MSKPIVMERGVKYRDADKMALIPVKNVATEREALLRKPEWMKIKLPADSSRIQGIKAAMRKNGLHSVCEEASCPNLAECFNHGTATFMILGAICTRRCPFCDVAHGRPVAPDANEPQKLAQTIADMALRYVVITSVDRDDLRDGGAQHFADCISAIREKSPSIKIETLVPDFRGRMDRALEILTATPPDVFNHNLENVPRLYRQVRPGADYSWSLKLLERFKEAHPEIPTKSGLMVGLGETNAEIVEVMRDLRRHGVTMLTLGQYLQPSRHHLPVQRYVSPDEFEEMKAEAMAMGFTHAACGPFVRSSYHADLQAKGMEVK, from the coding sequence ATGAGTAAACCCATTGTGATGGAACGCGGTGTTAAATACCGCGACGCCGATAAAATGGCCCTTATCCCGGTTAAGAACGTGGCTACCGAGCGAGAAGCTCTGCTGAGAAAACCGGAATGGATGAAAATCAAACTTCCGGCTGACTCATCCCGTATCCAGGGAATCAAAGCGGCGATGCGCAAAAACGGTTTACACTCCGTTTGCGAAGAGGCCTCCTGCCCGAACCTCGCGGAATGTTTTAACCACGGTACAGCCACCTTTATGATCCTCGGGGCTATCTGTACTCGTCGCTGCCCGTTCTGCGATGTGGCCCATGGCCGTCCGGTTGCGCCTGACGCCAACGAACCCCAAAAGCTGGCGCAGACTATCGCCGACATGGCGCTGCGCTATGTCGTTATCACCTCCGTTGACCGCGATGACCTGCGCGACGGCGGCGCCCAGCATTTTGCTGACTGCATCAGCGCCATTCGCGAAAAGAGCCCAAGCATCAAGATTGAAACGCTGGTGCCGGACTTCCGCGGCCGTATGGACCGCGCGCTGGAGATCCTCACCGCCACGCCGCCGGACGTGTTTAACCACAACCTTGAGAACGTACCGCGTTTGTATCGCCAGGTACGCCCGGGCGCGGACTACAGCTGGTCCCTGAAGCTGCTGGAGCGTTTTAAAGAAGCGCACCCGGAGATCCCAACCAAGTCAGGTCTGATGGTCGGTTTGGGTGAAACCAACGCCGAAATCGTCGAGGTCATGCGCGACCTGCGTCGCCACGGCGTCACCATGCTGACCCTCGGCCAGTATCTGCAGCCGAGCCGCCACCACCTGCCGGTACAGCGCTACGTCAGCCCCGACGAGTTTGAAGAGATGAAAGCGGAAGCGATGGCGATGGGCTTTACCCACGCGGCCTGCGGCCCGTTTGTTCGCTCCTCTTACCATGCGGATCTGCAGGCAAAAGGGATGGAAGTGAAGTAA